The DNA sequence GGCTATGGCTGCTGTAGTGAACAATATCGCGGTGACGAACAATATCGCGGTGACGGACGACATCGCAGCGGCACACAACACTCCCGCCGCTGATGTAAACAGGGTGCGAAGTGATCACCCAGTGCGCGTCAGTGTGCGCATCGAGGGAGCGCGCGAGACGCTCGTGCCGGAAACAGACCTCGACGTGCGTGCGTTAGACTTGCAAAAATATGTGGCAAAAGGTACAGCGGCAGGAAGCAAACAAGGCGCTGACGTCAGTAACGACGCCCGTAACGACGCCGGTAAACGGGGCAGCGCGCGCACTGACCGCTCGCCAAACGTCGCCGACGCTGTCGTCAGCGCTTTGCAGCAGCGGGGGATGGATATCAAAGACTCGCAAGTGTTCGCCCTTGCGGAAGGCGGTAAACGCATCGCGCGGTTAGCCGGCCTCGCCGACGGCGGACACAAGAAAGAGGGTTGCTGGATGTACGCCCTACACCGCGACCGCGCCTCAAGGTCAAAAGGAACGGTTAAAGTGGGGGCGGAACCTATGCTGCTGCAACAATTAGACCGCGAGCTCCAAGACGGCGATTCAATAGTCGTCTTTTTCGCCAGCGATCCGGCCAAGACGGCGTATGCGTGGTTCGCGCCCGCCGACGTTGTGGCGAAAGTCGGAGAGGACGTGCAGCTGCAATTAAAGAAGGTGCCGTTAGCCTCGCTCGCCTCTAACGCAAGTAAAGGCAATCGTACCGGTTCGTCTACGAAAGATAGCCAATCGACAACGCCGAGTAAGACAAACGGTAAAGGGTCACAGCCGCTCGCCGCAGCGACTGTGCGCGTCGACGATGCAGGAGTCGCACATAAAGGCGCGCCGCAGAGGCAAAATGGTCCAAACAAGCCAAGCAAGGCACGTAAACTGCACACGGACAAAGCCGGAAACGTGACGCTGAACGTTCGCGCCCCGAAAACGTACCGCCTGTCAGTGACTGACAACCCCACCGACGGCAGCGAACGCATCATTAACGCATACGCGCGAGTAACTGCCGACGGTGCAGAGGAGATGTCCCAAGCCTTATTTGTAGTAGACGGGCTAAAGGAAGGAATGATTGTGAACGAACGACAGTTGCAGTTTAAGGTGACGCCGAGTGACGGGCATCCGCTCGATGAGTTCATCGTCACTCACAACGGCAAACATGTGCAGAAACGAGCAGACGATTCATATAATTATGAGGTCACGTTGGTGGAAGGTGGGAACACGATCCACATTGCCGCAAAAGGCGAAGCTGACGAGGAAGAAAGTCAAACGTATAAAGTCACCTATGAACCCCGAAAAAACGACGCGCGCCGTCTGCAACAGGCGATTGACGCTGCGAGTGCGTACGTGCTTAAGAACGGGGTGACGAGTGTACATACCGCCGTCGCCCTAGCCCGCGCAAGCAAGGCACTGCCAGACGATTACGCGCAGACGTTTAAAGAAAAACTGACGGCCGAAACGGCGACCGTCACCGACATGGCCGAATGGACACTGGCGGCACAAGCACTCGGGAAAGATCCCCGCCGCGTCGAAGGGCACGACCTCGTCGCTAAGCTGTACAACAGCCCGGCGGAAGCGATGGGAGCGCAAGGGGGGCGTGGACCGATTATGGCTCTTATCGCCCTCGACAGCGGTCAATTTACCGTGCCGGCAAACGCATCGTGGACGAAAGAGAAACTCGTGCGGCACATCGTCGAACAGCAGCGCGAAGAAGGGTATTGGACAGAGTCGCCAAACGACCGTTTCGTCAATTACGACTTGACGGCGAAGGCACTCGTCGCCCTCGCCCCTTATAAAGGGCAAGCCGACGTACAGACGGCACTAGATAAAGCTGTCGACTTTTTGAAGGCGGCGCAAGACGCACACGGTGGCTTCGCCGAACCTGCGGCGGATACACACAATCGCTCCGTGCGGACGAGCGATGCGACGGCGCACGTCATCGTAGGTCTTGCGGCGCTCGGCATTGACGCCGCGGGGGAGCAGTTTAAGAAAAACGGAACCGATTTGCTGGCCCATTTGTTCAGTTTTCAAAACGAGGACGGCAGCTTTAAACCGGTCGCCGACGGGGCGGTAGAGCGACAAGCGACAGCGCACGCCCTGCAAGCACTCGTGGCGTACGATCTTTTTTCCAAAAATAAGGGGTCGCTTTACGCCTTCCCCGCCAAAAAAGATAACCGTCAACCCGTACTGACCGTTCGCGGGCTGACGGACAAGGCGACTGTGTCGGCGGCTAAGCTGACCTTTACGGCAACAGCTGTCGATGCACGGGGGGCGGATCTCACACCTGAGGTGCGCCTAAACGGCAAAGTCGTCGCGGCGAAACGAGCGGGCGAGTACGAGGTGACGCTTTCCCGCGGGAAAAACGACATCGCGGTGAAAGCGACCGATGCGGGTGGGCAAACGGTACAGCAAACGTATGAAGTAACGTATACGCCGGTGCAAAACGATACACAAGCCGGTCCGGGGAAAACGAACAACGATAAAAATAAAGGTAAACCACTGCCTAATACGGCGACAAACGTGTTTCGCTTTATGGCGCTAGGACTAGGTCTTTTTGTAGCTGGATGCGGGTTGTTCTTCTGGCAGCAGCGCCGGGTGGCCATCGTCAAGCAGTTAGCGAGGAGACGGTATTTGTAGCGATCGAGTCACACGGCTGGCTTACGCGCAAAACAATCGCGAGGACAAAGGGGGTGTGGTGGTGAAGAAGTTGTCCATCGTTCTGATGGCCGCTGGCGTGCTGCTAATCGGTTACAGCGTGTACCAACTGTGGAAAATGGATACGCTGCAAGAAGAGGCGCTGCAAGACGCGGAGACGGTAGTTGCGACAAAGGGCGAGAAAAAGGGTTCTGCTGAATATTTTGCACCGAAAACAGGTGACGCAGTCGGTATTCTTCGCCTCCCCCGCTTGCAGGAATCGCTGCCGATTGTCGAGGGCGTCACGGACGAACAGTTGGCGCGGGGAGTCGGCCATTATGCGGGGACGGCGTTTCCGACTGAAGGGAATCAAATCGTGCTATCCGGACACCGCGATACAGTATTTACGCGCCTCGGCGAATTGAAAATTAACGATGAATTGGAAGTGGAAGTGCCGTACGGGACATTTACGTACGTCATCGAGCGGACGGAAATTGTTCCGGCAGACGATCGTACCGTCATTCGTCCGACAGCGCCTGAGGAAGTGTTGACGGTGACGACGTGTTACCCGTTCGGTTACATTGGCGATGCACCTGACCGCTATATCATTCACGCCAAACGGAAACAGGATTAGCAGCGGTACATTGCAGTACATTTATTTCAACGGTTACAAAAACGCGTGAAAAAATTGTACGGGCGGCGGAGCGCGAGCCGCCCTTTCGCGTGAGCGCAATTATCGACAACTGCTGCAGCAACTGGCAGCTGCCAGTTGCCTCGGACAATCGGTAGTCGCCATTAAAGGAGTAAAGCTACTACCGCGACTTTCATCTTCGGAATAGATTTGCTAACATCGGGGTAATAGAAACTGCACAGCAGGAGGACATCATGGTAGATTGCGTAACAGTAGAAGATCTCGTGAGACGGTTTGACTTACAAGTGTTGTGCGGCAGTGTCGGTTTAGATCACAAGTTGTGTATAAGCGATTTGTCGCGGCCAGGTTTGGAAATGGCGGGTTATTTTACATATTATCCCGCGGAGCGCATTCAACTGTTGGGGCGTACAGAATTGACGTTTTTTCAAAGTTTGAGCGCGGAAACGCGCACAGACCGCATGCAGAAACTGTGTCGTCCAGAAACGCCGTGCATCTGTATTACGCGCAACTACGAAGCACCGCCCGAATTGCTTGAAGCAGCAGAGGCGATT is a window from the Numidum massiliense genome containing:
- a CDS encoding terpene cyclase/mutase family protein — protein: MRKLKVTVACSAVLALLVSLVAGAVPAMAAVVNNIAVTNNIAVTDDIAAAHNTPAADVNRVRSDHPVRVSVRIEGARETLVPETDLDVRALDLQKYVAKGTAAGSKQGADVSNDARNDAGKRGSARTDRSPNVADAVVSALQQRGMDIKDSQVFALAEGGKRIARLAGLADGGHKKEGCWMYALHRDRASRSKGTVKVGAEPMLLQQLDRELQDGDSIVVFFASDPAKTAYAWFAPADVVAKVGEDVQLQLKKVPLASLASNASKGNRTGSSTKDSQSTTPSKTNGKGSQPLAAATVRVDDAGVAHKGAPQRQNGPNKPSKARKLHTDKAGNVTLNVRAPKTYRLSVTDNPTDGSERIINAYARVTADGAEEMSQALFVVDGLKEGMIVNERQLQFKVTPSDGHPLDEFIVTHNGKHVQKRADDSYNYEVTLVEGGNTIHIAAKGEADEEESQTYKVTYEPRKNDARRLQQAIDAASAYVLKNGVTSVHTAVALARASKALPDDYAQTFKEKLTAETATVTDMAEWTLAAQALGKDPRRVEGHDLVAKLYNSPAEAMGAQGGRGPIMALIALDSGQFTVPANASWTKEKLVRHIVEQQREEGYWTESPNDRFVNYDLTAKALVALAPYKGQADVQTALDKAVDFLKAAQDAHGGFAEPAADTHNRSVRTSDATAHVIVGLAALGIDAAGEQFKKNGTDLLAHLFSFQNEDGSFKPVADGAVERQATAHALQALVAYDLFSKNKGSLYAFPAKKDNRQPVLTVRGLTDKATVSAAKLTFTATAVDARGADLTPEVRLNGKVVAAKRAGEYEVTLSRGKNDIAVKATDAGGQTVQQTYEVTYTPVQNDTQAGPGKTNNDKNKGKPLPNTATNVFRFMALGLGLFVAGCGLFFWQQRRVAIVKQLARRRYL
- a CDS encoding class D sortase; the encoded protein is MKKLSIVLMAAGVLLIGYSVYQLWKMDTLQEEALQDAETVVATKGEKKGSAEYFAPKTGDAVGILRLPRLQESLPIVEGVTDEQLARGVGHYAGTAFPTEGNQIVLSGHRDTVFTRLGELKINDELEVEVPYGTFTYVIERTEIVPADDRTVIRPTAPEEVLTVTTCYPFGYIGDAPDRYIIHAKRKQD